A DNA window from Enoplosus armatus isolate fEnoArm2 chromosome 9, fEnoArm2.hap1, whole genome shotgun sequence contains the following coding sequences:
- the paqr6 gene encoding membrane progestin receptor delta, which yields MSMQGSVLAVGKCLACLEFMLFPVWRGIGASSGVGGGWSQDWGRCLRWEPDSPGQRARIPVFDYPVWLVLCRGGRARLREVCQRGRGAIRLPTDMLSIKLPQLFDIHQIPKVFREDSIISGYRHPRSSALDCVLSSFQMNNETINIWTHFLPTWYFLWRFCVLCSTLNFLTDSYTWPLLVYMLLICIYPFTSSCAHTFSTMSPESRHICYFFDYGALSLYSLGCAISYGYYVIPDSWVNSWLHQHFVPIAIGNSLFCTSLSCYSRFLELQFPQRSKALRTGAFVLPFIFDTVPLFYRILLCCGGSCSPSDALSSHCYHLLFAFLTCFLFTAHLPERLAPGRFDYFGHSHQLFHVSAVVGTHFQMEGVIADMMSRRAWLVAHGATPSFLGTIGALVVSVVLNLGIICIFSAPLLWKPCHGSNQPPHASTCERKEQ from the exons ATGTCCATGCAGGGGTCTGTGCTGGCGGTGGGGAAATGCCTCGCCTGCCTGGAGTTTATGT tgtttccagtgTGGCGGGGGATCGGGGCCAGTAGTGGCGTTGGAGGCGGGTGGAGCCAGGACTGGGGACGCTGCTTGCGATGGGAGCCAGACAGTCCAGGACAAAGGGCCCGGATCCCTGTGTTTGACTACCCTGTCTGGTTAGTCCTCTGTCGTGGGGGACGCGCCAGACTCAGGGAGGTttgtcagagagggaggggtgctATCAGACTGCCCACAGACATGCTCAGCATCAAGCTTCCCCAGCTCTTTGACATCCACCAGATCCCCAAG GTGTTCAGGGAAGACAGCATCATCTCTGGATACCGTCACCCGCGCAGCTCAGCGCTGGACTGCGTCCTCAGCAGCTTCCAGATGAACAACGAGACGATCAACATCTGGACCCACTTCCTGCCAACATG GTACTTCCTGTGGCGTTTCTGCGTCCTCTGCTCCACTCTGAACTTCCTGACCGACAGCTACACCTGGCCCCTGCTGGTGTACATGCTGCTCATCTGCATTTACCCCTTCACCTCCAGCTGTGCACACACCTTCAGCACCATGTCCCCAGAGTCCCGCCACATCTGCTACTTCTTTGACTACGGAGCGCTCAGCCTCTACAGTCTGG GTTGTGCTATAAGCTACGGATACTATGTCATACCAGACAGCTGGGTGAACAGCTGGCTCCATCAACATTTTGTCCCCATTGCAATTGGAAACTCATTGTTCTGTACCAGTCTGTCCTGCTACTCCAG gTTCCTGGAGCTGCAGTTCCCCCAGAGAAGCAAAGCTCTGAGGACAGGAGCCTTTGTCCTTCCATTTATATTTGACACCGTTCCTCTGTTTTACAGG ATCCTTCTCTGCTGCGGGGGAAGCTGCAGCCCGAGTGACGCCTTGTCCAGCCACTGTTACCACCTCCTCTTTGCCTTCCTCACCTGCTTCCTGTTTACCGCCCACCTCCCGGAGAGGTTGGCCCCAGGGCGCTTCGACTACTTTG GCCACAGCCACCAGCTCTTCCACGTCAGCGCTGTGGTGGGGACCCACTTCCAGATGGAGGGCGTGATAGCAGACATGATGTCACGGAGGGCGTGGCTCGTGGCCCACGGAGCGACGCCGTCCTTCCTGGGGACCATCGGGGCGCTGGTCGTCAGCGTCGTCCTCAACCTGGGCATCATCTGCATTTTCAGCGCCCCGCTGCTGTGGAAGCCCTGCCACGGCTCCAACCAGCCGCCACACGCTTCAACGTGTGAGCGCAAGGAGCAGTGA